Proteins found in one Oryza glaberrima chromosome 4, OglaRS2, whole genome shotgun sequence genomic segment:
- the LOC127769717 gene encoding anthocyanin regulatory R-S protein-like, which produces MASAPPVQEEALQAGTNHFRSRLAAAVRSISWSYTIFWSTSTSLPGVLTWNDGFYNGEVKTRKISNLEDLTADQLVLRRSEQLRELYYSLLSGECDHRARKPVAALSPEDIADTEWYYVVCMTYAFRPGQGLPGRSYASNRSVWLCNAQSADSKTFLRALLAKSATIQTIVCIPFMSGVLELGTTDPVSEDPNLVNRIVAYLKELQFPICLEVPSSTPSPDETEDADTVFDGLIEEDQMVILQGEDELGDVVVAECETNGANPETITMETDEFYSLCEELDLDLGSYQLVPTSARETMAAAAAAANDVDGVAYSHASCFVSWKRANPAEKVVAVPMTAGIESQKLLKKAVGGGTAWMSNIDGRGSVAITTTPGSSIKSHVMSERRRREKLNEMFLILKSLLPSVRKVDKASILAETITYLKVLEKRVKELESSSREPSRWRPTEIGQGKAP; this is translated from the exons ATGGCATCTGCTCCTCCAGTTCAGGAAGAAGCCCTACAGGCAGGGACGAACCACTTCAGGAGccggcttgctgctgctgtgagGAGCATCAGTTGGAGTTACACCATCTTTTGGTCCACTTCAACCAGTCTCCCGGG AGTTCTGACTTGGAACGATGGATTCTACAACGGCGAGGTAAAGACGAGGAAGATATCCAACTTAGAGGACCTCACCGCTGACCAGCTCGTCCTGCGGAGAAGCGAGCAACTGAGGGAGCTCTACTACTCTCTCCTGTCCGGCGAGTGCGACCACCGGGCAAGGAAGCCCGTCGCCGCACTGTCGCCGGAAGATATCGCGGACACAGAATGGTACTACGTTGTCTGCATGACCTACGCCTTTCGACCCGGCCAAGG GTTACCCGGCAGAAGCTATGCAAGCAATCGATCTGTTTGGTTGTGCAATGCTCAGTCTGCAGATAGCAAAACCTTTCTACGTGCGCTCTTAGCGAAG AGCGCGACTATTCAG ACAATTGTCTGCATCCCCTTCATGAGTGGCGTGCTTGAGCTGGGAACCACTGATCCG GTTTCGGAGGACCCAAACTTGGTAAACCGAATCGTTGCATATTTGAAGGAGCTTCAGTTTCCGATATGCTTAGAGGTACCGAGTTCTACTCCTTCTCCAGACGAAACAGAAGATGCCGACACCGTGTTCGATGGCCTCATTGAAGAGGACCAGATGGTCATACTCCAGGGAGAAGACGAGCtaggcgacgtcgtcgtcgctgagTGCGAGACCAACGGCGCCAACCCCGAAACGATCACCATGGAGACCGACGAGTTCTACAGCCTCTGCGAGGAGCTGGACCTGGACCTCGGTTCTTATCAGCTAGTCCCGACGTCGGCACGGGAGAcgatggctgcggcggcggcggcggctaacGATGTCGACGGCGTTGCATACTCTCACGCCTCGTGTTTCGTGTCATGGAAAAGAGCGAACCCGGCGGAGAAGGTGGTGGCCGTGCCGATGACTGCAGGCATAGAGTCACAGAAGTTGCTGAAGAAAGCTGTAGGCGGCGGCACCGCATGGATgagtaatattgatggtcgtGGTAGCGTGGCAATAACGACGACTCCAGGAAGTAGCATCAAGAGCCATGTCATGTCAGAGAGAAGGCGCCGAGAGAAGCTCAACGAGATGTTCCTCATTCTGAAGTCACTACTCCCCTCCGTCCGCAAG GTTGACAAGGCATCCATACTTGCAGAAACGATAACCTACCTCAAAGTGTTAGAGAAAAGAGTGAAAGAGCTGGAGTCCAGCAGCAGGGAGCCATCGCGTTGGCGCCCAACCGAAATTGGACAGGGGAAGGCGCCGTAA